In Populus alba chromosome 4, ASM523922v2, whole genome shotgun sequence, the genomic window TTGAAGGATCTTCCTCCGTTGTCCTGGAGCTCTGCCTCCTACTGCTGCTTGACTGAGTGAGATCCATTGAAGGTGTAGAACCAAGCTGTAGAAGAGTTGCTGTGAACCATGTTGAGCGGTCACTTGAGATCCTTAGCTGTTTCTCAGCCTCTGAAAGAAGCCTCAAAGCATGCTTTAGTCTCTCCAGTTCTGCTTCAGTCACTAAAAAACCAAATGAAGTATCCATAATGATTAACGACATTCTGAAGAAAAATTGGAATTCCAATATACACatgtttgtaaatatatatgatcttcatactatataataaattgtaaaattaagcATCAAGGTCAGACAAGATGAATCTAGAGGCTAGCGTCCAAATAATTGAACTAGCAACATAGAAAAAAGGCCATTAAAGCAGGTACAATCAAGTATTACCATATTAAAGTTGAGCTAAATCTAATCTGAAAAGCAATTAACTGATTCTGCCCTGAGCATATATTTGCTCTAGTTTTTGTCTATCTCAAGGAGGTTTTCCCAAGAAGGAATAGGAACATGCAGTAAAGAGGCCTGTGGTTGTTTTGCAACCACAAGGAAATCAGTTTGGCTGCTGATCAATACAATCTATTGGctgaagataaaaataaaaaaagtttttaagtcTATGCATGGTTCTTATCTGCAGAAGGGAGAGCTGTAAGGTCACAGTATAAGAGCAAGGAACCGCTACTCACAGTTGTGTGTACCAAAGAGTGAATCACCATGTTGGGCATCAACAACATTGTATGTCCCAGCAATAATGTCCATAATGAGGCTAGCCAGTTGAGACATCAAAACCATTGGATCAACGCCAGAGTCCATCAAATCCCTGGCCCTTTTTACTGTTTCTGCAGTGTCTGAAGACATCGCTAATTCCAAAAGTTCCAGTAATTTCTCATCTGAAACAACCCCCACCTGAAATGgttgaaaaaatacatattcGAGTTCAAAAACAATTCAGGTATACATTAAACAGAAATTCACAAGTATTGTTCACCTAGTTATATGATACTTATTAATGATTCACCAAGTAGTCTTCTCCCAACAAGATTTGAAAATAATCTAAGGGAACCGATTGAAGCAGAAAATGTTAAAGCACACATCAGTAGACAGAACTCACCAATTCATTTACAAAAGACGTTGTTATCTTCTTCCCCAGCAAACTCAACTGGTCTAACATTGTTTCAGCATCTCGAAGTGAACCATCTGCATTCAAAGCAATCAAATCCAGTGCACCTAATTCAACATCAAGATTCTCTTCTTTAGAAATTTTCCTCAGTCTTGCCACAATATCTCcatctttaattttgttgaagagGTACTTCTGACACCGTGATTGTACAGTACGGGGCACGTTATCAGGATCAGTTGTTACAAATATGAACACAACTCGCTGTGGTGGTTCTTCAAGAAACTTGAGAAATGCTAACCACATCGTAGAGGGTAACAAGTGACACTCATCGATAAGAAAAACCTTGTAATGTGAAGAGCCCAATGGAGGCCTATGCGAAATTTTCTTCAGAAGGTATCTAACTTTATCAATTCCCTTCTTGTCAGTGCCATCAACTTCCCATAGATCCCTGGTCTTTCCAGAAATGGAATCACTGCATTCCCTACAGTACCCACATGGTTTTATTTCTTCAGCAGACGTGCAGTTTAAGGCAGAGGCAAAAATCCTAGCTGCTGATGTTTTACCAATACCACGTGGACCTTGGAAAAGATAAACCGGTGCTATCCTTCCCCTAGATATAGCGTTGGTAAGTGATTGAACAACAATGTTTTGCCCAATCAATTCACTGAAGAAAACTGGCTTGTATTTCTGGCTTAAGCTTCCAATATTTTCAGGCGTGCCTTCCTCCTCTCCGTCTCCATTTAAAGCCACAATCTCCAACCCATCCTGACTCCTGCAACTTGACCACCTCCTCCCATCCAATCTACTCAAGGCCTCTAAATCAAGTTCCCCATAGTTTGTAGAAAGCTCATCATCACTAAGCCCAGTTCCTATTGATGACCCTCCTATGCCATCACCACTATTTGTAAGCAATGGGAGCAATGCATGTCCAGTTCTTGAACCAATTCTGCGCTTATTTGAAATTGACCATGAACGTCGGCGTCTATGATACAGTGACTGACTACCACAGAACATGCTACTTCCTTTTCTCCTTAAAGTATCTGAAAGGGAAGGTGAGCAACAACTACTCCCACATACACCTCTGTATCTTGGCGTCCGTTTGGACCAGTAGCAAGGAATGCCACATCCCTGGCGACCAGGTAAATCTAAATGATCATCATCCTCGTCATCCCCATCATTCACTGAGGTTGTGGTGGCATCCCAAGATCCAACATTGCTCGGATTGCGCTTACGATACTTATCATAAGAACTAGCTGATAGTGCAGGTGTGCTGTGAGAATAAGAAGAGTCCTCTTTTCGAGTAGTTCTCAATAATTTAGAAGGAGAATGTGACCGATTCTTATGCTTAAGTTTTAACAACAATGGGGATGCCCCAGAAATCTTTCTTAAGTACTCTGAATTACTATATTCTTCAGTATCATCAGATTGCTCTACAACATCATCCctccctaaacctaaacctaagcCCATTGAAGGATGGCCCTTGAGTAATCTCCTCAAGTTCATCTCTTTTTGTTGATATCTGGACAAAACATCGAAACGGGCATTAGTTTTCTTACCCTTTTTCTTGATCCCCATAGCTCTTCTCATAGATGGTGACACAAGATTTGCATCTCTACACCTGAAAATCATTGCAGCAGACCTTGTCTCACCCAAATAAGTGTCACTCTTCGAATCCCCAGCATTTCTTGCATCACTCAGGCTATCATCAAGGCTCCCTTGAATAGAACAAGACTCGTAGTCATCATCAGCATCATTCCTTGCCAATGCACTCTTCTCACTGGAAGATTTCTGAGACTTCCAATTGTAAAGGAACACTCTTTTGTCTTTCCCATGATTATTCCCACTCTTGAAATGCGAGTCCAAATGGGTGCTATTGTtattaccaccaccaccaccaccaccaccattttGGATTGCATTCTCAGTCTCAAAATGCTTCCAAGCAGAAGCAGAAGTAGAAGCCGCCGCCGCCGCTATAGTCGCTGCAGATCTAGCTGAATTAAGAGGTGACTTCCATGAAGAACTTGTTCCTGGATCTCTCAAAACTCTAGCTGCCTTCCTGATTTGAGTAAGCTCCTTCTTTAAATGAAGTCTGCTTGGATCAGAAAATCTCATTTctgacattttctttttcaaaattattcgAGCAACCAAACACACACTCACAATCAAATTAAGAAGAACCAATCTTgagaatttcaaaaaaagaattaattttgaattagacCCGCATTCCCATTTCTTCAATCATGCACCTCCATATCAATCATTTGAGCGAGGAACATTTACAAGCAATGAAAGAATGGTGAAAATGCAGAAAAAAGACaccttttttcttaaacttttgTGTATTTTTGGAGGGTTGGAGTGAGGAGTGCAGATCTAAAAAGAGTTTTTCTTTGACTAATTACTTGTACACACACATGATGATGCAGTGAAGCGGTGGTGAGATAACCTCAagactctctctttcttctcttttctctatgaaaactctctctttctctcactaGGGTTTGGATTTCTCTCAGTTGGCGCCCCAAATGACGTCTTGAAAGTTGAATTGAATCTTTTGAGAGTCTTTCGTGTCTTCTCTCTTGTCTCTCTTCTCTCACCTTTTCTTTGGGCATAATTTGGACATGagatgagaagaaaaggaaagttgaAACATATGGAAAGCTCCCTCCAAACAAGGATTCTCTTTTGTCTCTTTCATTACTACTTACATTggatcatgtttttttctttcataattataaagattattaggccaaaatataaaattacttgataatataatatttcaaataatttgttattatatttatttaatgcaCATAGAATAAAAAGTTTACCTCACTTTTTCAATCCTCCTCTCCTGcatcgtgaaaaaaaaatatatttatgtaacTTCGAAATTAtggtaaattctttttttaaaaaataatctctattaAAATTTAGATAGGTTTGAAAGTcagttttaacttttttttttattaaaattaaaatatttttgcttcaaattaattgtatttagtatttttagattattttaatattttgatatcaaaaataaatttttttaaaatttatatatatatatatatatattattttaatgtttttttaaaaaaaaaaacactttaaaaaacaattggtacCACACtctatttcaaataattttatttattatatttattgaagcATATTATATATGACAAGATAAACTAAGTTCATCCAACAGCTTTTTCTTCCATcattctctttgtttttatatcttgattttatctagaaaaaaatattttgtgtaACTTAAtgattatgataaattatttttaagaaaataatctcCATAAAAAAGAAACTTGGGATCCTCGTTTGTATTATTTATCCTAATATAACCTCTATTTTTCATCATGGAAATATTTGTGCATAGCTGTTTATTGGAGCTTTGAAATCTTATCTTATTTTGGTTTTTGCACTGAATTTGTGCACATTCTAACCATTTTCTTCATGGTAATTGTATCTTTAGAAGTAACACTATAAGATTTTACCGACAAGAACTAAATAAtatatcttcacaaatttcatatattattaaaCCTGGTCTATGACTCAACAATCTCAAGAACACCATCAATATAATGCATTtagaagaatttaattaaaaaaaatatgtgttgaATATAAGGTTTAATGCTTGTAAATTATACATAAAGAAATGAAAGATATTCCTATAATTACTGGattattttcttgtcatttccCTGTATTTTTTAGAGTGTAGTTgcgttgcttttcaaagtgtttttggtgtcaaaagacatcaaaatgatgttttttatttttaaaaaattatttttaaaattagcatatcaaattatccaaaacacaaaaactaattaaattttagtaaaaaataattaaagttttatgGAAATCGTGTTCCTGAACATTCTCTAAGtagccaaatatatataaaaggagggatttaaataaaaagatttataaaCGGGATATAAGGTTTAAACTCAATAAGTCATAGGTGGAATGAAATacaatttgttaattatatcattattaGTCAATCcctttgagttaaaaaaaataaaaacaaaataacggTGATACTATTAGGAGATTATTACTCTTTGGAGAATGAATTAATGGTGATGATACACTCTGATTTAAgatctctttttttgttggtcAACGCAAATCTTCTCCTAATTAAGAACACTTAATAACAATCACTGACTGTGATTAAGCCCGCAAATCACTCCTGTCCTAAAATTGAAAAGCATGCCCCCACTCTTTCACCATGATTGACTCAGTTTGATGGAGGGAGTCATAGACTCATAGCTGTAACGAACTCCTCcgtaataattaattttcttggaactgttttttttttaattttcatgggaaaaatatatttttttatttaaaattaaaagcaatattAGATCAGTTTATGCATCAAGAACGATCTTAATAACGTATCTCTTACGTTGACCTGGTACTTTCAGAGAAATTCAGTGAATCTATCACGTAGGATATATGCTAGCTTCAGCTGAGTataaatcaaagaaattaaacaTGAAGATATATTTCTTTAAACCCTAATCGAtctcttaaaattatatattatttattttaagctttATTTTGAGAAGTTcttaaaattatatactatttattttaaatcttattttgaaaatatattttaagtcttaaatatatcaaagaaaccataaaagaaatatgtttttgaaaCAATTCTGAAgtaaatttatattcttataaaaaaaacaatagcatgTACATGTTCTTGTCACAATATAGTAACTAAAACGATATAAATATATCCCAAAATTCGCtgtataaattgtgttttaggttgataataaaaagaagaaaaaaagagagaaattctGGAATATAGATAGGGCAGCACTCGTCGTGAGGAGCATTATGGCAATGGCAAAGTAGCTTTAACAAGAGCTCACATGTCGACAGAGGTTTGCAGAAACTTTTACTTTGGGCAATTAATCCTAAAGATCTCTGCAAAAGTGAAAATCAAACCATATTTTAAAGTGAAAAGCATGTGATCATGAAGGCAACAGCACGAAGGAGCCCTCTTTGGATCGATGATCACCAACGtcttttcaatctcatttaCTCACTAATCACTTTCCAATTAAACAAATCCTCAGTTGATTAAGAGCAGCAGCACACAGACTTCTTGTTCCCTCTCCCCCACGCACGCATGTTCTTGCATGTGATTTGATGGTCAAAGATGgattttatttatacatatatattgaaGAGGCGACATGGCATGTATAGTACCAGAGGATAATCACTGGCTTTGTTTTATTGTTCTGATCTTCCCTCCATTGCTTCTTCTGGACGCGCGCGTTTAACGTTGCTgtgcggtggtggtggtggtggtgtgttCATGTTGAAAACACGACAAGTTTGGTTCTCATTACTCCaacatgcttttcattttaaattgcGCTGAGAACTTgggtttgaataaaaatatataaatttgcagtttttcttaaacttg contains:
- the LOC118031146 gene encoding protein STICHEL isoform X2, with translation MSEMRFSDPSRLHLKKELTQIRKAARVLRDPGTSSSWKSPLNSARSAATIAAAAASTSASAWKHFETENAIQNGGGGGGGGNNNSTHLDSHFKSGNNHGKDKRVFLYNWKSQKSSSEKSALARNDADDDYESCSIQGSLDDSLSDARNAGDSKSDTYLGETRSAAMIFRCRDANLVSPSMRRAMGIKKKGKKTNARFDVLSRYQQKEMNLRRLLKGHPSMGLGLGLGRDDVVEQSDDTEEYSNSEYLRKISGASPLLLKLKHKNRSHSPSKLLRTTRKEDSSYSHSTPALSASSYDKYRKRNPSNVGSWDATTTSVNDGDDEDDDHLDLPGRQGCGIPCYWSKRTPRYRGVCGSSCCSPSLSDTLRRKGSSMFCGSQSLYHRRRRSWSISNKRRIGSRTGHALLPLLTNSGDGIGGSSIGTGLSDDELSTNYGELDLEALSRLDGRRWSSCRSQDGLEIVALNGDGEEEGTPENIGSLSQKYKPVFFSELIGQNIVVQSLTNAISRGRIAPVYLFQGPRGIGKTSAARIFASALNCTSAEEIKPCGYCRECSDSISGKTRDLWEVDGTDKKGIDKVRYLLKKISHRPPLGSSHYKVFLIDECHLLPSTMWLAFLKFLEEPPQRVVFIFVTTDPDNVPRTVQSRCQKYLFNKIKDGDIVARLRKISKEENLDVELGALDLIALNADGSLRDAETMLDQLSLLGKKITTSFVNELVGVVSDEKLLELLELAMSSDTAETVKRARDLMDSGVDPMVLMSQLASLIMDIIAGTYNVVDAQHGDSLFGTHNLTEAELERLKHALRLLSEAEKQLRISSDRSTWFTATLLQLGSTPSMDLTQSSSSRRQSSRTTEEDPSSASKESNVYKTKSNAQYLTRRSSSPPSLYREINGCSSQQGEYGFNAKPPRSRLVNSRTSSTSLDDEITGNMIFRYKNSKKLDDIWEKCIEKCHSQTLRQLLHAHGKLLSISEVDGALAVYVAFEDQDIKARAERFLSSITNSIEIVLRRNVEVRIILISDGLDSVIYANQSELQEGHRQADATLAIELAKKANCSGAVAGYSDLDLQEEFPKLSKGSFNDANAENNGERKLEMPMQRIESIIREQRLETAWLQAAEKGTPGSLSCLKPEKNQVLPQDDTYQQSQIDSIGSVEPSSQTWGDELNHELKVLKMQNRRVHHKDQIGHMVDHYPISPSLLHGSSYVVNGSKESLGYESSSAGGGCSGLLCWNTSRSNRIKAKGTPVQPRGRSGRFSLFGSIQGTKEER
- the LOC118031146 gene encoding protein STICHEL isoform X1; this encodes MSEMRFSDPSRLHLKKELTQIRKAARVLRDPGTSSSWKSPLNSARSAATIAAAAASTSASAWKHFETENAIQNGGGGGGGGNNNSTHLDSHFKSGNNHGKDKRVFLYNWKSQKSSSEKSALARNDADDDYESCSIQGSLDDSLSDARNAGDSKSDTYLGETRSAAMIFRCRDANLVSPSMRRAMGIKKKGKKTNARFDVLSRYQQKEMNLRRLLKGHPSMGLGLGLGRDDVVEQSDDTEEYSNSEYLRKISGASPLLLKLKHKNRSHSPSKLLRTTRKEDSSYSHSTPALSASSYDKYRKRNPSNVGSWDATTTSVNDGDDEDDDHLDLPGRQGCGIPCYWSKRTPRYRGVCGSSCCSPSLSDTLRRKGSSMFCGSQSLYHRRRRSWSISNKRRIGSRTGHALLPLLTNSGDGIGGSSIGTGLSDDELSTNYGELDLEALSRLDGRRWSSCRSQDGLEIVALNGDGEEEGTPENIGSLSQKYKPVFFSELIGQNIVVQSLTNAISRGRIAPVYLFQGPRGIGKTSAARIFASALNCTSAEEIKPCGYCRECSDSISGKTRDLWEVDGTDKKGIDKVRYLLKKISHRPPLGSSHYKVFLIDECHLLPSTMWLAFLKFLEEPPQRVVFIFVTTDPDNVPRTVQSRCQKYLFNKIKDGDIVARLRKISKEENLDVELGALDLIALNADGSLRDAETMLDQLSLLGKKITTSFVNELVGVVSDEKLLELLELAMSSDTAETVKRARDLMDSGVDPMVLMSQLASLIMDIIAGTYNVVDAQHGDSLFGTHNLTEAELERLKHALRLLSEAEKQLRISSDRSTWFTATLLQLGSTPSMDLTQSSSSRRQSSRTTEEDPSSASKESNVYKTKSNAQYLTRRSSSPPSLYREINGCSSQQGEYGFNAKPPRSRLVNSRTSSTSLDDEITGNMIFRYKNSKKLDDIWEKCIEKCHSQTLRQLLHAHGKLLSISEVDGALAVYVAFEDQDIKARAERFLSSITNSIEIVLRRNVEVRIILISDGLDSVIYANQSELQEGHRQADATLAIELAKKANCSGAVAGYSDLDLQEEFPKLSKGSFNDANAENNGERKLEMPMQRIESIIREQRLETAWLQAAEKGTPGSLSCLKPEKNQVLPQDDTYQQSQIDSIGSVEPSSQTWGDELNHELKVLKMQNRRVHHKDQIGHMVDHYPISPSLLHGSSYVVNGSKESLGYESSSAGGGCSGLLCWNTSRSNRIKAKGTPVQPRGRSGRFSLFGECAKQKKPDSRNTR